The following are encoded in a window of Paenibacillaceae bacterium GAS479 genomic DNA:
- a CDS encoding ABC-2 type transport system ATP-binding protein yields MTNIMEITSLAKTFAGTAALKDVSFSVRKGEIFGFLGPSGSGKTTTIKILTGQLKPTSGDIYIFGTSADKLHGEKYRKRFGIVTDNTALYSRLSVRENLKLYCDLYDIPVRRIDEVLALVNLSGEGGKAVSKLSKGMVQRITLARAFLHEPELLFLDEPTSALDPVNTKHIYEALNGFKERGTTIFLTTHDMSEAETLCDRVAFLNHGQIQLLDSPQKLRARHSNGRLTVKLTDGTTVDLDSGKGGAQELYQYMSSDRVQSVHSNEPTLGDIFVEVTGRSLV; encoded by the coding sequence ATGACGAATATAATGGAAATTACGTCTCTGGCAAAAACCTTTGCCGGGACGGCTGCACTTAAAGATGTTTCATTCTCGGTGCGCAAAGGAGAGATTTTCGGGTTTCTTGGGCCGAGCGGGTCGGGAAAAACGACAACGATTAAAATATTGACTGGCCAGTTGAAGCCAACTTCCGGAGATATCTATATATTCGGAACAAGCGCAGATAAGCTTCATGGAGAGAAGTATCGCAAACGTTTTGGTATCGTAACGGATAATACGGCGCTTTATAGCCGACTTTCCGTTAGAGAAAACCTGAAGCTGTACTGCGATCTGTATGATATACCGGTGAGGCGTATTGATGAAGTGTTAGCGCTGGTTAATCTCTCTGGAGAGGGTGGCAAGGCGGTATCCAAGCTATCCAAAGGCATGGTGCAACGCATTACGCTGGCTCGGGCTTTCCTGCATGAGCCGGAGCTGTTGTTCCTGGATGAGCCGACTTCAGCTCTCGATCCAGTGAATACGAAGCATATTTACGAGGCGCTAAATGGATTCAAAGAACGTGGTACTACGATCTTCTTGACGACTCATGACATGAGCGAAGCCGAAACGCTCTGTGACCGAGTTGCCTTTCTCAATCATGGACAGATTCAACTTCTCGACTCGCCGCAAAAGCTTCGTGCCCGCCATAGTAATGGACGTCTGACGGTAAAGTTGACGGACGGTACAACAGTGGACCTTGACAGTGGCAAGGGGGGCGCACAGGAGCTTTATCAATATATGAGCAGCGACCGAGTGCAATCCGTGCATTCCAATGAACCGACACTCGGAGATATTTTTGTCGAAGTTACAGGGAGGAGTCTGGTATGA
- a CDS encoding ABC-2 type transport system ATP-binding protein has protein sequence MTALSIRGLACHVEHTTLFPAVNIEAAPGEVLAIYSTMNVRHVLMAMLAGSMPIHQGEIRIGEYAPSDRKRASRLIGFMRLDEGLYERLTVKENFSFYRDIYGSSVALEEVLRVLKLDQKADHKLVKLTSSEKRRVQYGRLLLQNSELLVFEEPDQNVDIETKLVFHELVRSLSAKGKMVLILTGSMETALSATSQVCRLDDKGLHVFDIQEKSERDAEQLSGFSAGRASLELNKKRSTPDIHNLGISEMEIGLSQQTIAQEIVHAVADEPVASLDVDNASSSARDRSETEESNIGEESVFGSFRFEKIPTRVNDKIILFNPPEIDYIESSEGQSNLYVNGEMYASAFKINELEVRLQSCGFFRCHRSYLVNLQKVKEVITYTRNSYSLVLDDQSRTHVPLSKTKMAELKEMMGLK, from the coding sequence ATGACCGCATTGTCAATACGTGGATTGGCTTGCCATGTTGAGCATACAACATTGTTTCCGGCTGTGAATATAGAAGCGGCCCCGGGTGAGGTTTTGGCTATTTATTCAACGATGAATGTGCGGCATGTGTTGATGGCAATGTTGGCCGGAAGCATGCCGATTCATCAAGGAGAGATCCGGATTGGCGAGTACGCCCCGTCAGACAGAAAGCGGGCTTCTCGTCTAATCGGCTTCATGAGGCTGGATGAAGGATTATATGAGCGGCTTACGGTGAAAGAGAATTTTTCTTTTTATCGCGATATATATGGTTCAAGTGTTGCGCTTGAAGAGGTTCTCCGCGTGCTGAAATTGGATCAAAAAGCGGATCACAAATTAGTAAAGCTCACGTCATCGGAGAAGCGAAGAGTCCAGTACGGAAGGCTGCTGCTGCAAAATTCGGAGCTGTTGGTGTTCGAGGAGCCGGATCAGAATGTAGATATTGAAACGAAACTTGTTTTTCACGAGCTGGTACGTTCTCTTTCAGCAAAAGGCAAAATGGTGCTCATTCTTACGGGCAGTATGGAGACAGCTTTAAGCGCGACAAGTCAGGTATGCCGGCTGGACGACAAGGGGCTTCATGTATTTGATATTCAGGAGAAATCTGAGCGTGATGCCGAGCAGTTAAGCGGATTCAGTGCCGGGAGAGCATCCCTTGAGCTGAATAAGAAGCGATCAACACCGGACATACATAATTTGGGAATTAGTGAAATGGAGATAGGACTCTCTCAGCAAACTATTGCCCAGGAAATAGTTCATGCTGTCGCCGATGAGCCTGTTGCTTCGCTGGACGTGGACAATGCATCGTCGTCTGCACGGGATCGGTCCGAGACGGAGGAGTCGAATATTGGCGAAGAATCGGTATTCGGGTCGTTTCGGTTCGAGAAAATTCCTACTCGGGTTAACGATAAAATTATTTTGTTCAATCCGCCTGAGATCGATTATATCGAGAGCAGCGAGGGACAATCCAACCTTTATGTAAATGGAGAAATGTACGCATCTGCTTTCAAAATCAACGAGCTTGAGGTAAGACTGCAAAGCTGCGGCTTTTTCCGCTGCCATCGTTCCTATCTGGTTAATCTCCAAAAAGTCAAAGAGGTCATCACCTATACACGTAATAGCTACAGTCTTGTGTTGGATGATCAATCAAGAACTCATGTGCCCCTTTCAAAAACAAAAATGGCTGAACTAAAAGAAATGATGGGGCTTAAATAG